A genomic stretch from Vibrio cortegadensis includes:
- a CDS encoding carbohydrate porin: MNKVSLIAAAVASTLAAGSAFAAATDTVTDGWEVHGYMSSNVRVVDGTTTDTEFGRPDYKTAGTHGKSTNQVEFTIKKHSEYENGVWADYVVRTEFGNGNSYAYSSDGDEAVRDEDGFAVKEAFVELGGILGEDTSIWGGQRFLNRAAGILSGEFWKQSSGIGAGIQTKLGGNTAGIAYVMADSIDAFGDKHKTEPRTTLSSIDMYYYGVDAGIGSLDFDLKLGKQVLDGENDDGVGASVTLNTSYYGLDGWTQNAIAYGSGVMQNRGVNFGNWSGGNDDAESLFLTSYGVLNISDKVQLGTEVAYFTALDQLFGAEGLTRYIVAARPSYKLNDNVRLEATASYGHEEGDEGYWGRTGDAVESNIINLEIATAFTANSDYFGRPQVKPYISYIKADDEASAGIIGIENGDDQFVFGVHTEIWF; encoded by the coding sequence ATGAATAAAGTAAGTTTAATTGCTGCTGCAGTGGCATCTACATTAGCTGCGGGTTCTGCATTCGCTGCTGCTACTGATACTGTAACTGATGGTTGGGAAGTACATGGTTACATGTCTTCGAACGTTCGTGTTGTTGATGGTACAACGACAGATACTGAATTTGGTCGCCCAGACTACAAAACAGCGGGTACTCACGGTAAGAGTACAAACCAAGTCGAATTCACAATTAAAAAGCACAGTGAATACGAAAATGGTGTTTGGGCTGATTATGTAGTTCGTACCGAATTTGGTAACGGTAACTCTTACGCTTATTCATCTGATGGTGACGAAGCTGTACGTGATGAAGATGGCTTTGCTGTTAAAGAAGCATTTGTTGAGCTAGGTGGTATTCTAGGTGAAGACACTTCTATTTGGGGTGGTCAACGCTTCTTAAACCGTGCTGCGGGTATTCTTTCTGGTGAGTTCTGGAAACAATCTTCAGGTATTGGTGCGGGTATCCAAACTAAACTTGGTGGCAACACTGCTGGTATCGCTTATGTAATGGCTGATTCGATTGATGCTTTTGGTGATAAACATAAAACTGAACCACGTACTACATTATCTTCAATCGATATGTATTACTACGGTGTAGATGCTGGTATTGGTAGTCTTGATTTTGACCTAAAACTTGGTAAGCAAGTGTTAGATGGCGAAAATGATGACGGCGTAGGTGCTTCTGTAACATTAAATACTAGCTACTATGGCCTTGATGGTTGGACTCAAAACGCAATTGCTTACGGTTCTGGTGTAATGCAAAACCGTGGTGTGAACTTTGGTAACTGGTCTGGCGGCAATGATGACGCTGAGTCACTATTCCTAACATCTTACGGTGTACTGAACATTTCAGATAAAGTGCAACTAGGTACAGAAGTAGCCTACTTTACGGCTCTTGACCAACTGTTTGGTGCGGAAGGTCTGACTCGTTACATCGTAGCTGCTCGTCCTTCTTATAAGCTTAATGATAATGTTCGTTTAGAAGCAACAGCTTCATACGGCCATGAAGAAGGTGATGAAGGTTACTGGGGTCGTACTGGCGATGCTGTAGAAAGCAACATCATTAACCTTGAAATTGCAACTGCATTTACAGCTAACTCAGACTACTTTGGTCGCCCACAAGTTAAGCCATACATCAGCTACATTAAAGCCGATGATGAAGCAAGTGCGGGCATTATTGGTATTGAAAACGGCGATGACCAATTTGTATTCGGTGTACACACTGAAATCTGGTTCTAA
- a CDS encoding MalM family protein, with amino-acid sequence MNKKSSILAVVLGALLSGCASDAQVKLELTPPTNSEVCCTTYSEFPFVQLQDNEDIKFDIDLASPVGSFVSGNSHFAAFRFSDRSQEVKIELASRFIDDSVFAPTALLLDENFQVVTQYKLEDFQTLPSNAFTSTRYIASFRADAAKTPYLVVYTPADLLGESIKVDHPAKVRAKEFGEVMPMVTDPVYTHQLGGKLELEVETLKLRPFRAISKTVEQPAKVVKQEPAASVVKTKTAIAAQPESTKFYISAIQNAVKSNDIPKALSLLDEAKALNIEGAQEAFVKAVNSK; translated from the coding sequence ATTAATAAAAAAAGCTCTATATTAGCCGTAGTGTTAGGTGCCTTACTTAGCGGTTGTGCTTCAGATGCTCAAGTTAAGCTTGAATTGACTCCCCCAACGAATTCTGAAGTTTGTTGTACCACCTATTCTGAATTCCCTTTTGTTCAGCTACAAGATAATGAAGATATTAAATTTGATATCGATTTAGCATCTCCAGTCGGTTCATTTGTTTCTGGTAACAGCCACTTTGCCGCATTTCGCTTCAGTGATCGCTCACAAGAAGTCAAAATCGAATTAGCAAGTCGATTCATTGATGACAGCGTATTTGCTCCGACCGCTCTATTACTTGATGAAAATTTTCAAGTGGTCACTCAATATAAATTAGAAGACTTTCAAACACTGCCATCAAATGCATTTACCAGTACTCGTTACATCGCGAGTTTTCGTGCGGATGCGGCAAAAACGCCATATCTAGTGGTTTACACGCCAGCAGATTTACTGGGAGAAAGTATTAAGGTTGATCACCCAGCAAAAGTCCGAGCGAAAGAGTTTGGCGAAGTGATGCCGATGGTAACGGATCCTGTTTATACGCATCAACTAGGGGGTAAGTTAGAACTTGAAGTTGAAACGCTTAAGTTGCGCCCATTTAGAGCGATTTCTAAAACGGTTGAACAACCTGCTAAAGTCGTTAAACAAGAACCCGCTGCTAGCGTCGTGAAAACGAAAACAGCAATTGCAGCTCAACCTGAATCAACGAAGTTCTACATTTCTGCCATTCAAAATGCTGTGAAGTCTAATGATATTCCAAAAGCGCTTAGCTTATTAGATGAAGCGAAAGCGTTGAATATTGAAGGTGCGCAAGAAGCGTTTGTAAAAGCCGTCAATTCAAAATAA